A stretch of Microtus pennsylvanicus isolate mMicPen1 chromosome 5, mMicPen1.hap1, whole genome shotgun sequence DNA encodes these proteins:
- the Fut9 gene encoding 4-galactosyl-N-acetylglucosaminide 3-alpha-L-fucosyltransferase 9 yields the protein MTSTSKGILRPFLIVCIILACFMACLLIYIKPTNSWVFSPMESASTVLKMKNFFSTKSDCLNETTILVWVWPFGQTFDLTSCQAMFNIHGCHLTTDRSLYNKSHAVLIHHRDISWDLTNLPQQARPPFQKWIWMNLESPTHTPQKSGIEHLFNLTLTYRRDSDIQVPYGFLTVSTNPFVFEVPNKEKLVCWVVSNWNPEHARVKYYNELSKSIEIHTYGQAFGEYVNDKNLIPTISTCKFYLSFENSIHKDYITEKLYNAFLAGSVPVVLGPSRENYENYIPADSFIHVEDYNSPSELAKYLKEVDKNNKLYLSYFNWRKDFTVNLPRFWESHACLACDHVKRHQEYKSVGNLEKWFWN from the coding sequence ATGACATCAACATCCAAAGGCATTCTTCGTCCATTTCTAATCGTCTGCATCATCCTGGCCTGCTTCATGGCGTGTCTGCTTATTTACATCAAGCCGACCAACAGCTGGGTCTTCAGTCCGATGGAATCTGCCAGTACTgtcctgaaaatgaaaaatttcttcTCCACAAAATCTGATTGTCTTAACGAAACCACTATTCTGGTTTGGGTGTGGCCCTTTGGGCAGACCTTTGACCTTACATCGTGCCAAGCGATGTTCAACATCCACGGATGCCATCTCACGACAGACCGCTCACTGTACAACAAATCCCACGCGGTCCTGATACACCACAGAGACATCAGCTGGGATCTGACCAATTTACCTCAGCAGGCGAGGCCACCCTTTCAGAAATGGATTTGGATGAATTTAGAGTCACCCACTCACACTCCCCAGAAGAGTGGGATTGAGCACTTGTTCAACCTGACACTAACTTATCGCCGTGATTCCGATATCCAAGTGCCTTATGGCTTCTTGACGGTGAGCACAAATCCCTTTGTGTTTGAAGTGCCAAACAAAGAGAAACTGGTGTGCTGGGTTGTGAGTAACTGGAACCCTGAGCATGCCAGGGTCAAGTATTATAACGAGCTCAGCAAGAGTATTGAAATCCATACCTATGGGCAAGCATTTGGAGAATACGTGAATGACAAGAACTTGATTCCCACTATATCTACTTgtaaattttatctttcttttgaaaattcaatTCACAAAGATTACATCACAGAAAAGCTTTACAATGCATTTTTGGCTGGCTCAGTACCCGTTGTCCTGGGACCATCTAGGGAAAACTATGAGAATTACATTCCAgctgattcattcattcatgtggaAGATTATAACTCTCCCAGTGAGCTGGCAAAATATCTAAAGGAAGTTGACAAAAACAATAAGTTGTACCTTAGTTACTTTAACTGGAGGAAGGATTTCACTGTCAACCTCCCACGATTCTGGgaatcacatgcatgcctggctTGTGATCATGTAAAAAGGCATCAAGAATATAAGTCCGTTGGTAATTTAGAGAAATGGTTTTGGAATTAA